The sequence ggccatatttggcctattgtcggccattacggccagaaatcgttttgtgtaataaaaggcaatgatcagccgatatgcacaaggttgactgatcgttgtcctttaacgtctttcaacatgtttaaaagacaacgatagcaacgatctgcttcaGTCGCTCCACGTAGAGCGGCGGCAGTAGACTGCCACAATCACCTATGGGCTGCCTAGGTGGCCCCCCCACTCCTGCTCGCTTGGCCAGTCAGTGGCCATATCAGAGTCTCTGccctgactggctgaacaggcctGGAACGTCAACATCTGTAAATGTCCACAACACTGATGGGCAATATTGGACAGAACTACAAGGAATGACATTTGTTTGTTTCTTCCCCAGATAGAATGGCCGGATTCCCTCAtttgccagtagagatgagggaggaaCTGGTGGCCGGAGTAAATTACATCAAGACGCTCGCCAACAGATTTCAGAAACTGGAACCGTCCGTGGTTGATTTGTTTGGCTACAAACTGGCTAAGATACTCTGCAAAAAATATACCGGTCACTGGTACCCTGAAAAGCCAATGAAAGGCAATGCCTACAGGTAACTTATCCAGTCTTTTTATGTGCTTATATCTGACATTTTTGGTCCAAAACCCTATTTTTGTCTGCTAACATTTGAAAAACAAGAACTTTTCCTAAGAAAATTagcatctgcaaaaaaaaatcctatattgGTCCATTGGTAACTAGAAAATGTCTTTATATTGTATATTCCAccatgatttgtaaaaaaaaaaaaaatattatgtatCTCcaaatatatgctgtatatattatCACTACTTTTattaaaactgatgtttttttttttaaaaatccataTTGGTCCATTGACAATTCCTAAACTTTCCCAACTGTTTTATCACCATATCTAAAATTATCGCCCTATTAATTGGCACCTTTTCTCTATTGGATCTAATGTCTCATTGTTGCCTTTCAGGTGTATTATGGTGGACAGAGAAAACAGGGATGAGAGTATTTTGCAGGCCTGTGCCCTCAGTGGCCTAAAATACAATGACCTGTCCCTCCCCAAAACAATGAGCCTGTGGATCGACCCTTATGAGGTGTCCTGCCGGTGAGTatggtctgtgtgtgtaatactcCCTTTTGGTGTTTGATAATTTCCAGGACTAATAACTGTATCTTACTGACAGGTTGAGTGATGAGAATCATCCGTACACAGTGGCCAGCTTTGACCCAAGAACCGTACGTGTTCCAGAGCCTTCAGGACCATCTGTAGAACGGCAACAACCCTCCTCCAACCGGTCCACACCTATACCGGATGAAGACTCCTCCATATGGAGCTCATCTGTCCCGTCATCTCCAAGCCTCAATGGTGACGAGAGTGACAGCGGGATAGATGCCAACAGTGAGGGAACTACTACCCCTCTCGTGGTAGGTAGCCCAATGGAGGAGCAAATCTGGGGTAACACAGCAGTAAATAAGGTAAGAAATCCTTTACATTCTGATAGTGGAGACCACATTATAGTCATCTATGTCATTGGTCACTGCAGGTGTAATTACAGCCTATACGGACAATGCTAAGGAGCCACTACTGGGGCAGATTAATTTTATTGACTGAAAATCCATCCTATAGATGTGAATGGGGTTATTTCTGATGGAATAGCATGGATTTCTGTAACTCCTATTTAGGAGTCTGAGAAAGTGTTATTGGTCTATGAATCTCTTAGGGTAGAAACCTTCATTCCCTGGGGTTGATGTCAGTATAAGACATGGACACACTGACTCTTGGAGTACAGGACAATTGTTTTAAGGTTTTCATGACTTTTGATTAACCCTCGGTTCTCTTTTTTCAGACATCTACAACTGTGTTCAGAACCCCATCCCCTCTCTGGATCCCGGCATGGAGAGCCCCCCAGATCTACCAAAGTTTAAAGTCTAACCCGCACCAGGATATCTGGATGTAGTAGTCTGGTGCAGGGACTATATATTATTACAATAGAGAGATGTTACtgtgtcaattttttttaatcttcatatTGTAATAAAGATTTTCTGATAAATTTGCTGTTGTGTGATTATATGTAAgtatatattaaagggaaacagCTCAAAATAAACTGGATTGAAGTGCCCTGTATGGGTCTGTACTATGGACCGTACAccactgatcagccaatcagtgactaacaGATAGGACGACCATGCcgtcactcttgtctggagacTGACAGCCCTCTCtgctaatcactggccgtggcactgtcctgtttcagtcagcaattggctgagcaggctagagGCAGCTAAAGACACTgaggaggacaccagaggagcatggacaggtaagtattgatgagcaaacaGATGAACTGCACTAAAGCTAAACAATGGGTCTATGAGCAGGCTTTTTCAGTGTTATGAATGTAAGGTCCCTATTAAACGGACCGATCAACAAAGTTTTAATCTAGATAAAAGTATTATATCGAGATGCCTATAGAGAAATATGggagtttatttttttaactttcaaaCAATGATGATGGAATATACAATATAGACATTTTCTAGTTACCAATGGAACAATATCGGAGTCTTTTGCAGTTGGTAATTTTAATTTGGGAGTTTTGttttacaaatataaaatatAGGATTTTGGAGAAgcaaaaattacataaaaagaCTTGCTAAGTTACCTGTAGGCATTGCCTTTCATTGGCTTTTCGGGGTACCAGTGACTGGTATATTTGTTGCAAAGTATCTCAGCCAGTTTGTAGCCAAACAAATCAACCACGGCCGGATCCAGTTTCTGTAATCTGTCTTTATGTAATTTACTCCGGCCACCAgttcctccctcatctccactggCAAATAGGGGAATCCGGCCATTCTATctgggaaaaaacaaacaaatttcatTTCTTATAGTTTTTCCCAATTTTCCTCATCAGTGTTGTAGACGTCTACCCACAGTATGAGATGGGGTACACGTTTAGTATCTTGGGCTGTAATTTTATCCAAAACCGGGAATGGACCCAAGACAAAACAGCAAATCTCTTATTTTCCTCTGTGTTGGTTCCACTGTCAGTTTAGgctaaaaataatataatactacgtgtgagcccagcctaagaGATATAAGCGATATCTATCTATGATGGCAGTACCTCTGTGGGGCTATACTGCAGTTAGTGCTTTAACTAGAGAGGAGCAAATCGTGAGCATGTTTGGGTCCATCCGAGCCTgaccatttggcatttgattcttcagccaccggtaaccagATACCAAATGCTCAGGCTCcaaaaggcccccccccccccttgattttCAGTCATCAAAACTTTTAACCATAACTAAAGATAAGAAATGGAGCAGCACTATGGCTGTATACTCATATACTACTATGGTACATACCAGATATCAggactgtatataagaacatcCTATAATAATAAAGGGCATTATCAGACATGTAACTGGATTGTATCTGCTAAATTCTAAAAACAatgaataaaaatacatttaaacatAATTTTCTATTGCAGACTCTGTCCCTGCAGAATAATTGGTGGTAAGAGCGAGGTCACTGAAAAAAGGACCCTATGGAAGGGTCTGTAACGTTGCTGTTTGTTTCTATGACTTAATAAACCAAGACTATTAATGACTGTGGAGTGTTGTAGTCTCTattatagatagacagatagtagATAGTAGACAGAATAAAAAATGGCTGTCACTTTGGGATGGAATACATTTTCACGTTCCTTGTAATTCTATGGAGTGCTGAAGATTTTTTTTCAGATAGATGTTACTCTTAAGATGTATGAAGGGAACCAGGGGGTGGGAATCGCTTTCTCAAAATAAATAATGCTTCCCTCCTCGCCCTCTTCAGCAGACGGTCAGGTATTGGGGTCGGGGTCTGGGCTTCTGTTATTATTTCATTGACACAATATAAGTAACTATGAGACACAATAGACTCTGCGGAGGAGTTCCCACCTGTCTGGCAGGATGCCAGGACACACGGTATTTCATATGCAGATGGCAGGGCCCATACCGCCCCATGAGCAATTATATAGAAAGTTTATGTGGATAAAAGATGTGCATATGGATAATGTAGCTTCATTACCAGAACTGTACCTGCACAAATATAGTATACAGTGAcacctattgtatatacagtatatatattacacacatacacactgatgtgctgtatacatagGTGGTGCACACCTATATGTGGGATAATTTGCCCCCAGCTGTCACTGGCGGAGTCACTATAGAGGCAGGCCTGTGCTCATTACCATATTGGTCCATTGACATTTCCAATTGTACCATCACCACTTCCAGAAATATAGAAATATGGCCGTTAGTCCATTGGCATCTTTTCTCTATTGGATCTAATGTCTCATTGTTGCCTTTCAGGTGTATTATGGTGGACAGAGAAAACAGGGATGAGAGTATTTTGCAGGCCTGTGCCCTCAGTGGCCTGAAATACAATGACCTGTCTCTACCCAAGACAATAAGCCTATGGATCGACCCTTATGAGGTGTCCTGCCGGTGAGTATGGTCTCTGTGTGTAATACTCGGGGTTGGGTTGGTGTTTGATAATTTCCGGGACTAATAACTGTATCTTACTGACAGGTTGAGTGATGAGAATCATCCGTACACAGTGGCCAGCTTCGACCCAAGAACCGTACGTGTTCCAGAGCCTTCAGGACCATCTGTAGAACGGCAACAACCCTCCTCCAACCGGTCCACACCAACACCGGATGAAGACTCCTCCATATGGAGCTCATCTGTCCCGTCATCTCCAAGCCTCAATGGTGATGAGAGTGACAGCGGGATAGATGCCGGCAGTGAGGGAACTACTACCCCTCCCATGGAGGAGCAAATCTGGAGTAACACAGCAGTAAATAAGGTAAGAAATCCTTTACATTCTGATGGTGGAAACCACATTATAGTCATCTATGTCATTGGTCACTGCAGGTGTAATTACAGCCTATACGGACAATGCTAAAGAGCCACTACAGCTATGCCAAGTGCCCCACAGCTGTATTCACATAGGGCAGATTCATTGTATTCATTTCAGTGACTGAAAATCAATCCTATAGATGTGAATGGGGTTATTTCTGATGGAACAGCATGGATGTCTGTAACTCCTATTTAGATGTCTAAGAAAGTCTTAAGAATCTGAATCTCCTAGGGTGGAACCCTATTCCCTGGGGTCCCTgtcagtataggggcacagaacAATCGTTTTATTGATGTTTTTATCACTTTTAACCCTCAGTTCTCTTCTCTTCTCAGACATCTACAGCCGTGTTCAGAACCCCATCCCCTCTCTGGATCCCACCATGGAGAGCCCCCCAGTTCAACCAAAGCTTAATTTCTAACCCGCACCAGGATATCTGTAATAATTTTGTGGAATCTTTATATTGTAATAAAGATCTTAGAACACACTTGCTGTGGTGTCATTTATTATACGTAAGGACGTATTAATGGGGAATGTCACAAAACAAACAAGATTGTGATGTCCTGTATGGGTCTGTACTATGGACCATACAAGCTCTTATACATGTAGGGGACTGATCGACCCGATTCCAATCTTCCCTGTTATGTTCTTTAGTGTGCGCCCCTGGCGTTTGCCATGGAAAAGGAGCAAATTTTTGCCTTTCCCGTGTAAGGTGTACACCCCACTCATCTGATGGGCAGGCGGGTGGtagtgtggcctcctcctgctcctcatctATCATGGTTTAGGTCTATTGATAATGAACAGAAATATGGCCGTCATTTTccggttgtgggaacatagcctaatgaagTTTTCCAGGAAAATAATATCCACAGAATAGGCTGAAAGAGTTGATCTGTTGTTCTGTTTGCCACCTGCATTATAATGAGTTGGACAACACGTTAAATACATTGGCATTACTACACAGCTGGAAGCAGTCGGCTCCATTCCCTGTGTTGTGGTGGGTACAGGTTACTGCGCCCTTGGCTCCtattcactttaaggccatgtttacacaacatctTTTAGaggcaaaataacggccgttgtttgctaaCGACAGCCGTATATAAGTGTTCATGAACATTGGTGGCCGACATTGTAAAATAAAGTACTGaacaaaaagttgtgtgaacatagcctaatagtagatGCGGCTGCAGTACCCCAGAGCTGCCACTATACAAAGAGTGGTGCCGGCTGCTTCCGCCTTTATTCTTGGTGTAGTGCAGGCAAGGAAcagttgattggtgggggtcttgggtgttggcaccctgctggtcaactggtaccagaaaatgccagagattagtaatttacttctattaaaaaaacagtaagtcttccagtacttattagctgctgtatgtcctgcaggaagtgaagcattctttccagtcttgagagcaagaaatgttttctatggggatttgcttctcggacatggacagaggcgaagaatgcaaagaatacaccacttcatgcaggacatacagcagcggataagtagtggaaaacaagatttttttattaagaagtgaagtacaaatctctggcaccggttgatttgtaagaaaaaataaataaataaaataaaaaaaggtaaacaacccctttaagagtagaaGAACCCTTCACCCATCAGTTACCTCTCCTGTCCGGCCTCATACAGAGGATCGTTCATCATCACCAaacatttctgtgttctctacgGGGGATGGGTAAGCCAAAGTCAGAGGTTCTTTCTCCCAGAAAAAAGAGAGGTCAggcggtgattttccatcatgcccgacaCCAATCTCCATAGACATCATATCAGTCTAGAGAGACtttatacaccttatactgatggccgaTCCAGCTACGAGTGGTGGATGCCGTCCAAGGgaaccctggaaaacatggatacagcctctgGACACCTGCcgtatctctgttttccaggcaactttagggctgcatcaaacttcttcagccacctataGACAGGGGGAATATATTCTTGACTTCTGGGGGGCGACTCTGCTTTGCACCACTTATTAGTCATTCCCTCTGTTTATTCTTTTTTCCCCTATCGCAATTCTGGCAGATAACAATTCTAACAGTCACCGGGTGAGCGGTGTAATAAAAGAGGAGAGATAAGAGGGGTCGgttatttacagttttttttttgaagaatATAATATAACAAAACACATATTAACCCTTAGTGACCACCTATACACCTTTTCACAGTGGTCACTGATGAGCTTTATTACGATACATATGCCTTTTAACATTGCTCTGCTCCGGGTAGTTTAACCAGTTAGATGCCCATGTAACGGGTTCCAGTGGCGTGAGGGCCAGTACTCACGCAATTGGAGGTCCTGATCCCATGGCAATTCTAATTTTTATTTGGTATCACTTCAACCATAGTGACCCACagaatatatttattatgttatttttaccatAGCGCCAGTTTAAgattaataaaatatttacaaaatgTTTCtattatcgttaaaaaaaaaaaaaaaaaaaaaaaaaaggttttatgaaTCTGAAAATGGCGGCAATAAAAAGTGTACGTTATCCCGCAAAACACAAGACCTTATCTGGTGACgtgggcaaaaataaaacaatggtgCGAC is a genomic window of Dendropsophus ebraccatus isolate aDenEbr1 chromosome 12, aDenEbr1.pat, whole genome shotgun sequence containing:
- the LOC138768801 gene encoding protein BTG3-like, which produces MREELVAGVNYIKTLANRFQKLEPSVVDLFGYKLAKILCKKYTGHWYPEKPMKGNAYRCIMVDRENRDESILQACALSGLKYNDLSLPKTMSLWIDPYEVSCRLSDENHPYTVASFDPRTVRVPEPSGPSVERQQPSSNRSTPIPDEDSSIWSSSVPSSPSLNGDESDSGIDANNIYNCVQNPIPSLDPGMESPPDLPKFKV